A single genomic interval of Nitrosomonadales bacterium harbors:
- a CDS encoding dihydroorotase produces the protein MRTHIRNGRLIDPQNNIDAQQDVFIVDKRIVGIGMPPQGFVAEQVIDAGGLVVVPGLVDVAARLREPGYEYKATLESEMTAAVAGGVTSLSCPPDTDPPLDEPGLVEMLKHRARSLNQCRVFPVGALTYGLKGAELTEMIELTDAGCKAFSQADAPLTDTRVLMRAMQYAATFGYRVWLRAQDSFLARNGVAHDGEVATRLGLPPIPVVAETIALSTMLQLARETGVILHVCRISSAAGVEMMRAAKREGLKVTCDVSMNHVHLTETDIGYFDANCHLTPPLRDQRDREALRAGLKDGTIDAICSNHSPVDDDAKQLPFAEAEAGATGIELLLPLVLKWAAQEKIPLLDALSRVTIHPARLLGQKVGHLSVGAHADICIFDPQAAWKVEPAALRSQGKNTPFNGYEMQGRVRYALLDGQIVFRQ, from the coding sequence ATGAGAACACATATCAGGAACGGTCGCCTGATCGACCCGCAGAACAACATCGATGCGCAACAGGATGTGTTCATCGTCGACAAGCGCATCGTCGGCATCGGCATGCCGCCACAGGGCTTCGTTGCGGAACAGGTGATCGACGCCGGTGGGCTGGTCGTGGTGCCGGGCCTGGTGGACGTCGCGGCGCGACTGCGCGAACCGGGCTACGAGTACAAGGCGACACTGGAATCGGAAATGACTGCCGCAGTAGCGGGGGGGGTCACCTCTCTGTCCTGTCCACCCGATACCGATCCGCCGCTGGATGAACCGGGGCTGGTGGAGATGCTCAAGCATCGCGCCCGTTCCCTGAACCAGTGCCGCGTGTTTCCGGTCGGCGCCCTGACTTACGGATTGAAGGGTGCGGAACTGACTGAGATGATCGAACTGACGGACGCGGGCTGCAAAGCGTTCAGTCAGGCCGACGCACCGCTTACTGATACGCGGGTATTGATGCGCGCAATGCAATATGCGGCGACCTTCGGCTATCGCGTCTGGCTGCGTGCGCAGGACAGTTTCCTTGCCAGGAACGGCGTGGCGCACGATGGCGAAGTTGCCACGCGTCTGGGTCTGCCGCCCATTCCGGTGGTGGCCGAGACCATCGCACTGTCGACCATGCTGCAACTGGCACGCGAGACAGGCGTCATCCTGCATGTCTGCCGCATTTCCAGTGCGGCCGGCGTGGAGATGATGCGCGCTGCCAAACGGGAAGGCCTGAAGGTCACCTGCGACGTGTCGATGAACCATGTGCACCTGACCGAGACGGACATCGGCTATTTCGATGCAAACTGCCACCTGACCCCGCCGTTGCGCGACCAGCGCGATCGCGAGGCGTTGCGCGCCGGGCTCAAGGACGGCACGATCGACGCGATCTGTTCCAACCATTCACCCGTGGATGATGATGCCAAGCAACTGCCGTTCGCCGAGGCCGAAGCGGGAGCGACCGGGATCGAATTGCTGTTGCCGCTGGTGCTGAAGTGGGCGGCGCAGGAAAAAATCCCGCTGCTGGATGCGCTGTCCCGCGTGACCATCCATCCTGCGCGGTTGCTGGGCCAGAAGGTCGGGCACCTGTCGGTGGGTGCGCATGCAGACATCTGCATATTCGACCCGCAGGCGGCATGGAAGGTGGAACCGGCCGCGCTAAGGAGCCAGGGCAAGAACACACCGTTCAACGGTTACGAGATGCAGGGGCGGGTGCGTTATGCGCTGCTCGACGGGCAGATCGTTTTCCGGCAATGA
- a CDS encoding aspartate carbamoyltransferase catalytic subunit has translation MNNPQLNRHGELQHLLSTEGLPVQILRNLLDKAAEFVNIAEEREIKKIPLLHGKSVFNIFFENSTRTRTTFEIAAKRLSADVVNLNIGSSSTSKGETLLDTVDNLCAMHADMFVVRHSQSGAAHLIARHVAPNIHVINAGDGRHAHPTQALLDMFTIRHYKKEFHNLRVAIVGDVLHSRVARSQIHALTTLGVPEVRVVAPKTLLPTHVDKLGVRVFHDMEQGLKDVDVVMMLRLQNERMQGALLPSAQEYFKHYGLTQERLALAKEDAIVMHPGPMNRGVEIDSSVANGPQSVILPQVTFGIAVRMAVMSTLAGEAA, from the coding sequence ATGAACAACCCGCAATTGAACCGCCACGGCGAACTGCAACACCTGCTCTCCACCGAGGGCCTGCCGGTGCAGATCCTGCGCAATTTGCTGGACAAGGCTGCCGAATTCGTGAATATCGCCGAAGAACGCGAGATCAAAAAAATCCCGCTGTTGCACGGCAAGTCGGTATTCAACATCTTCTTCGAGAACAGTACCCGCACCCGCACCACCTTCGAGATCGCCGCCAAGCGCCTGTCCGCCGACGTGGTCAACCTGAATATCGGTTCTTCCAGCACCAGCAAGGGCGAGACGCTGCTGGATACCGTGGACAACCTGTGTGCGATGCATGCGGACATGTTCGTGGTGCGCCACTCGCAGTCGGGTGCGGCACATCTCATCGCGCGGCACGTCGCGCCGAACATCCATGTCATCAATGCCGGCGACGGCCGTCATGCACATCCGACGCAGGCGCTGCTCGACATGTTCACCATCCGCCACTACAAGAAGGAATTCCATAACCTGCGTGTCGCCATCGTCGGCGATGTGCTGCATTCGCGTGTGGCGCGTTCGCAGATCCATGCGCTGACCACGCTGGGCGTGCCGGAAGTGCGCGTGGTTGCGCCAAAGACCTTGCTGCCGACCCATGTCGACAAGCTGGGCGTGCGCGTCTTCCACGACATGGAGCAGGGATTGAAGGATGTCGACGTGGTGATGATGCTGCGCCTGCAGAACGAGCGCATGCAAGGCGCGCTGCTGCCTTCGGCGCAGGAATATTTCAAACACTACGGATTGACGCAGGAACGGCTGGCGCTGGCGAAAGAAGATGCCATCGTAATGCATCCCGGCCCGATGAACCGCGGTGTGGAGATCGACTCCAGCGTGGCGAACGGTCCGCAGTCCGTGATCCTGCCGCAAGTCACGTTCGGTATAGCGGTGCGCATGGCGGTGATGAGCACGCTGGCGGGGGAGGCGGCATGA
- the ruvX gene encoding Holliday junction resolvase RuvX, which translates to MPDGAVALRPSGTLLAFDFGTRRIGIAVGNTVSATAQPLTTINDEKNEVRFAEIATLIGEWQPAALVVGLPCNEDGTPHEMTALCRRFANRLKGRFDLPTLLVDERYTSAAASAVLDGVGIHGRKQKSLIDQYAAQQILQAYFDEPSAGIYA; encoded by the coding sequence ATGCCTGATGGTGCGGTTGCCCTGCGTCCATCCGGCACACTGCTCGCATTCGATTTTGGCACCAGGCGCATCGGTATCGCCGTTGGCAACACGGTATCCGCCACTGCGCAGCCGCTCACTACCATCAACGATGAAAAGAACGAGGTTCGATTTGCGGAGATCGCCACGCTCATCGGCGAATGGCAACCGGCGGCACTGGTGGTCGGGCTGCCCTGCAACGAGGATGGCACTCCACACGAAATGACGGCGCTGTGCCGTCGCTTCGCCAATCGGCTCAAGGGACGCTTCGATTTGCCCACTTTGCTGGTCGATGAGCGGTATACTTCCGCCGCCGCGAGTGCCGTACTGGACGGGGTCGGGATACACGGCCGGAAACAGAAGTCCCTGATCGACCAGTATGCCGCACAGCAGATACTGCAAGCGTATTTCGACGAACCCAGCGCAGGAATCTACGCATGA
- a CDS encoding YqgE/AlgH family protein, translating into MSDFNLTDHFLIAMPAMQEGVFAGTLTYICEHNQNGALGIVVNRPISLTLGEMFGQIDIPLHRPELEKMPVYFGGPVQIERGFVLHDTQDDWQSTLRINDRLALTTSRDILEALGRGQGPRNMIVTLGYAGWDQGQLEHEIGENTWLTAPASEHILFDLPPEERLPAAMSLFGIDYAALSEEAGHA; encoded by the coding sequence ATGTCAGACTTTAACCTTACCGACCATTTCCTGATCGCCATGCCGGCGATGCAGGAAGGTGTCTTCGCCGGGACGCTGACGTATATTTGTGAGCACAACCAGAACGGGGCGCTGGGTATCGTGGTCAACCGGCCGATCAGCCTGACGCTGGGCGAGATGTTCGGACAGATCGATATCCCGCTGCACCGCCCCGAACTGGAGAAAATGCCGGTGTATTTCGGCGGGCCGGTACAGATCGAGCGGGGTTTCGTGTTGCACGACACGCAGGATGACTGGCAATCCACGCTGCGCATCAACGACCGGCTTGCGCTGACCACATCCAGGGATATCCTCGAAGCGCTGGGCCGGGGTCAGGGGCCGCGCAACATGATCGTCACGCTGGGTTATGCCGGCTGGGATCAGGGCCAACTGGAGCACGAGATCGGCGAGAACACCTGGCTGACGGCGCCGGCCTCCGAGCATATCCTGTTCGATCTGCCTCCCGAGGAACGCCTGCCCGCCGCGATGTCGCTGTTCGGCATCGATTACGCTGCGCTGTCCGAGGAGGCTGGGCATGCCTGA
- a CDS encoding Hpt domain-containing protein: protein MVKQAQFDTAALSAVKPGLDAALDEVGAKLEQFLAAPDDNLSALMAASAELRRLPGVLKMVHLEGVAVLCAELETVLDELASHPGLLTDLHRDVLRDALFGISHYLEALLHGADNAALRLFPQYQGLQSLRGLEMSFELDLFYPDLAVQLPEKVMNGVPPDDAIGQIKSARSQYQQGLMRFLRQDDVPAALQLMQQAVDAVLGYVPQDDGRAFWWVSRALLDCVMLDGLPPELGARKLFGRIDQQMRAVVDGNATDVQPVLNEMLYLVGRSHAVSEQVDEVKQAYGLDRYLPEVSALPPGEAEQLLGVMRDHLRTAGDVWEKCAKGDKDACASFVEQIDTLAMQSEKLDRNTLQPLTKHIKEMSLKAADPDVARQVGMDMALALLLLDSGIEHYSYLGGAFQEKVRILSERLSAALDQQPENEQQMSDLISLHCQTEQDEAMEPLVNEMLANLQHVEQGLSAFFSDAANRNELPGLERLMAQIHGGLRILSLEQAEQLMVSVLECIHAYVHGNATATPAESVALAGAVSALENYLQHLIHGHQDEDASLQVASADLKKLRHVSVPEKAVPAEQAGVAAEFQRPIGEDQELLEVFLEEAQEVLGIMHDNLEICQLHPDSHEPLVTIRRGFHTLKGSGRMVGLTDLGEVAWCAERAMNKWLQENKPATPGLIHFINQTTQAFSGWVEALNSQGGVQIEAGDLVAMAQQIEDGIEPDISARVKPAEAKAKQVQVSALQPVVEPETVPEPVPEPESAPEPDQVVIGDITLSSSLFGIASTEAKQNALVLNDQFAVMQASRPPVIPYDFMRAAHTLAGVNRTMGFTAVADLAYTLEGWLQARIEKPFALSNRQAQMLVHVIVAIQEMAQDICNQKMPPPRRDLIDQLLADKDRLLEEATPAVVDEAVTQEITPPIPVVPTQEAVPAEPVALPERRAAPTKPQVRDDVDEQLLEIFLEEADDLSPKVSAGLRAWRENPDDTQQADQLKRLLHTIKGSARMAGAMRIGEIAHEMEDRVLAAAQMREQDGYWDGLESDFDRINALLEELRGGEPVVEEVPDGFGRRAEDRGGVERRAERRGEDPSGAERRNEQRALDVGAERALLANMLRVRSDVVDRLVNEASEISVTRSRMEAEIRAFKDGLMELTGSVTRLRKQLREVEIQAESQMQARISLVSDDAEHFDPLEFDRFTRLQELTRFMNESVHDVQTIQLSLLKNIDETDAAMSAQARLNRELQQSLMNVRMVPFSNISERLYRIVRQTGKELNRRANLELIGTGVELDRSVLEKMTAPFEHLLRNAIAHGLEDEQERVRNGKDAIGEIRVKLHQESNEVVFEFSDDGAGLNFAALREKAIAGGLLGVNEEVSEEQLAQLIFTSGISTAEQVTEVAGRGVGMDVVRSEITALGGRIDISSKSGKGTSFIIHLPLTLAVTQVLMVNAGDAMYAIPSIMIEQVRQVKFADMEALYRDRQIEWHGKTYPLGYLPHLLGDAERAPENQPRNSVLLLRSGEQRVALHVDALHGNQEVVVKNVGPQLARLPGIAGATVLGNGAVVLILNPAQLAQRIVTTVRKTVAAAPEVLRVLPLVMVVDDSLTVRKITTRLLTRAGYQVVTAKDGVDALEQLGEITPAVMLLDIEMPRMDGFELAKHLRRDAKTQNLPIIMITSRTADKHRDYAMQLGVNAYLGKPYNEEELLQQIAGFVAVPEMG from the coding sequence ATGGTAAAACAGGCACAATTCGATACGGCCGCACTTTCCGCCGTCAAGCCCGGCCTCGATGCCGCGCTGGATGAGGTGGGGGCAAAGCTTGAGCAATTTCTGGCTGCGCCGGATGACAACCTGTCCGCATTGATGGCGGCCAGCGCAGAATTGAGGCGTTTACCGGGTGTGCTCAAAATGGTGCATCTGGAGGGCGTGGCGGTGCTATGCGCCGAACTCGAAACCGTTCTGGACGAACTGGCGTCGCACCCGGGCCTCCTGACCGATTTGCATCGCGACGTATTGCGCGATGCCCTGTTCGGCATTTCGCATTATCTGGAAGCGCTATTGCACGGTGCGGATAATGCCGCGTTACGTTTGTTTCCCCAGTATCAGGGACTGCAGAGCCTGCGCGGCCTGGAAATGTCGTTCGAGCTGGATCTGTTCTACCCGGATCTTGCGGTGCAACTCCCGGAAAAGGTGATGAATGGCGTGCCGCCGGACGATGCGATCGGTCAGATCAAGTCTGCGCGCAGCCAGTACCAGCAGGGTTTGATGCGATTCCTGCGCCAGGATGATGTCCCTGCCGCGCTGCAATTGATGCAGCAGGCAGTCGATGCCGTGTTGGGCTATGTCCCGCAAGACGATGGGCGCGCGTTCTGGTGGGTCAGTCGTGCGCTGCTCGATTGTGTGATGCTGGATGGCCTGCCTCCGGAGCTTGGTGCGCGCAAGTTGTTTGGTCGCATCGACCAGCAGATGCGCGCGGTCGTCGATGGCAACGCCACCGATGTGCAACCCGTGTTGAACGAAATGCTGTATCTGGTCGGGCGCAGCCATGCCGTCAGCGAGCAAGTGGACGAAGTCAAGCAAGCTTACGGACTGGATCGGTATTTACCCGAGGTTTCTGCTTTGCCGCCGGGTGAAGCCGAGCAGCTGCTGGGAGTGATGCGCGATCATTTGCGGACGGCCGGGGATGTCTGGGAAAAGTGTGCGAAAGGCGATAAAGACGCCTGTGCCAGCTTTGTCGAACAAATCGATACCCTTGCCATGCAGAGTGAAAAACTCGACCGCAATACTCTGCAACCCCTGACCAAGCATATCAAGGAGATGTCGCTGAAAGCCGCCGATCCGGATGTGGCACGACAGGTCGGAATGGATATGGCGCTGGCGCTACTGTTGCTGGATAGCGGCATAGAGCATTACAGCTATCTGGGCGGAGCATTCCAGGAGAAGGTTCGCATCCTGTCGGAGCGGTTGAGTGCGGCGCTCGATCAGCAGCCGGAAAACGAGCAACAGATGTCCGATCTGATCTCGCTGCATTGTCAGACCGAACAGGATGAGGCAATGGAACCGCTGGTCAATGAGATGCTGGCGAACCTCCAGCATGTCGAACAAGGCTTGAGCGCTTTTTTCAGCGACGCGGCCAATCGCAACGAGTTGCCCGGACTTGAGCGCCTGATGGCGCAGATACACGGTGGCCTGCGCATCCTGTCCCTTGAACAGGCCGAGCAGCTCATGGTTTCCGTTCTGGAGTGCATACATGCATATGTACACGGCAATGCCACGGCCACGCCGGCAGAAAGCGTCGCGCTGGCCGGGGCGGTGAGCGCACTGGAAAACTATCTGCAACATCTGATACATGGCCACCAGGATGAGGATGCTTCGTTGCAGGTTGCGTCGGCCGACCTGAAAAAATTGCGCCACGTGTCCGTGCCGGAGAAGGCGGTTCCGGCCGAGCAGGCAGGTGTCGCTGCCGAGTTCCAGCGACCGATTGGCGAAGACCAGGAATTGCTCGAGGTGTTTCTTGAGGAGGCGCAGGAAGTTCTGGGCATCATGCATGACAATTTGGAGATTTGTCAGTTGCACCCGGATAGTCATGAACCCCTGGTGACCATCAGGCGTGGCTTCCATACGCTCAAGGGTAGCGGGCGCATGGTCGGGCTGACCGATCTGGGCGAGGTCGCATGGTGTGCCGAGCGCGCGATGAACAAGTGGTTGCAGGAGAACAAGCCAGCCACGCCCGGATTGATACATTTCATCAACCAGACGACGCAGGCCTTTTCCGGCTGGGTGGAGGCGCTCAACAGCCAGGGGGGGGTGCAGATCGAGGCCGGAGACTTGGTCGCAATGGCGCAGCAAATCGAGGATGGTATCGAGCCTGATATCAGTGCACGCGTCAAACCGGCGGAAGCAAAAGCGAAACAGGTGCAGGTATCCGCTTTGCAACCTGTTGTGGAACCTGAGACGGTGCCCGAGCCGGTACCTGAACCCGAGTCGGCGCCCGAACCCGATCAGGTCGTGATCGGCGATATTACGCTTTCTTCATCACTGTTCGGCATAGCCAGTACCGAGGCCAAGCAAAATGCGCTTGTCCTGAACGACCAGTTCGCCGTGATGCAAGCATCCAGACCGCCGGTCATCCCGTACGATTTTATGCGTGCGGCACATACACTCGCGGGCGTGAACCGCACCATGGGATTCACTGCCGTGGCCGATTTGGCTTATACGCTGGAGGGTTGGTTGCAGGCGCGCATCGAAAAACCGTTCGCGTTGAGCAATCGTCAGGCGCAAATGCTGGTGCATGTCATCGTTGCCATTCAGGAAATGGCGCAAGACATCTGCAATCAGAAGATGCCGCCGCCACGCCGTGACCTGATCGATCAATTGCTGGCGGACAAGGACAGGCTGCTTGAAGAAGCGACGCCGGCTGTCGTGGACGAGGCGGTTACACAGGAAATCACTCCACCCATTCCGGTGGTGCCCACTCAGGAAGCCGTTCCGGCAGAACCGGTGGCATTGCCCGAGCGCCGCGCCGCGCCGACGAAACCTCAAGTCCGCGATGATGTGGATGAACAACTTCTGGAGATATTCCTTGAGGAGGCGGATGACCTGAGCCCGAAAGTCAGCGCCGGATTGCGTGCCTGGCGGGAAAATCCGGACGACACCCAGCAGGCCGACCAGTTGAAGCGCTTGTTGCATACCATCAAGGGCAGCGCGCGAATGGCAGGCGCGATGCGCATCGGTGAGATTGCACATGAAATGGAAGACCGCGTGCTGGCCGCCGCGCAGATGCGTGAGCAGGACGGATATTGGGACGGGCTGGAAAGCGATTTCGATCGTATCAATGCGTTGCTGGAAGAGCTGCGCGGTGGCGAGCCGGTAGTAGAGGAAGTTCCTGACGGATTCGGTCGGCGAGCGGAAGACCGCGGCGGTGTCGAGCGCAGAGCTGAACGGCGCGGAGAAGATCCTTCCGGCGCCGAGCGCAGGAACGAACAACGCGCCTTGGATGTGGGAGCGGAACGCGCCTTGCTCGCCAACATGTTGCGCGTACGCTCGGATGTGGTGGACAGGCTGGTGAACGAGGCCAGCGAAATCAGCGTGACCCGTTCGCGGATGGAAGCCGAGATCCGCGCATTCAAGGACGGGTTGATGGAGTTGACCGGTAGCGTGACTCGTCTGCGCAAGCAGCTACGCGAGGTCGAGATCCAGGCTGAAAGCCAGATGCAGGCGCGTATTTCTCTGGTCAGTGATGATGCGGAACATTTCGATCCGCTCGAATTCGACCGTTTTACGCGTTTGCAGGAACTGACACGTTTCATGAACGAAAGCGTTCATGACGTGCAGACCATTCAGCTATCGCTGCTGAAGAACATCGACGAGACGGACGCCGCGATGTCGGCTCAGGCGCGGCTTAACCGCGAATTGCAGCAGAGCCTGATGAATGTGCGCATGGTGCCGTTCTCGAACATCAGCGAGCGGCTTTACCGTATCGTCCGGCAAACCGGCAAGGAGTTGAACAGGCGTGCCAACCTGGAGTTGATCGGTACGGGAGTCGAGCTTGACCGAAGCGTGCTGGAGAAAATGACCGCGCCTTTCGAGCATCTGTTGCGCAATGCCATCGCGCACGGCTTGGAAGACGAGCAGGAACGTGTCCGGAATGGCAAGGATGCCATCGGCGAAATCAGAGTGAAATTGCACCAGGAAAGCAATGAGGTGGTGTTCGAATTCAGTGATGACGGGGCAGGCCTGAACTTTGCCGCATTACGCGAAAAAGCGATCGCCGGAGGATTGCTGGGAGTAAACGAAGAGGTCAGCGAGGAGCAGTTGGCGCAGCTTATCTTTACCTCCGGGATTTCGACTGCAGAGCAGGTGACCGAAGTGGCGGGGCGCGGCGTCGGCATGGATGTGGTGCGTAGCGAGATCACCGCCCTGGGCGGCCGTATCGACATCAGTTCGAAGAGCGGCAAGGGAACAAGTTTCATTATCCATCTGCCGCTTACGCTGGCAGTCACGCAGGTTTTGATGGTGAATGCCGGCGATGCGATGTATGCCATTCCTTCGATCATGATCGAACAGGTGCGCCAGGTGAAGTTCGCCGATATGGAGGCGCTGTACCGCGATCGCCAGATCGAATGGCACGGCAAGACCTATCCCTTGGGTTATCTGCCCCACCTGTTGGGTGATGCCGAGCGGGCACCTGAAAACCAGCCGCGCAATTCAGTGTTGCTGTTGCGTAGTGGTGAGCAACGCGTCGCCTTGCATGTGGATGCGCTGCACGGCAACCAGGAAGTGGTGGTGAAGAACGTCGGTCCGCAACTGGCACGGTTGCCGGGCATTGCCGGCGCGACCGTGCTGGGTAACGGCGCCGTGGTGCTGATCCTGAATCCGGCGCAACTGGCGCAGCGTATCGTGACGACGGTGCGCAAGACCGTTGCCGCCGCGCCGGAAGTGCTGCGCGTCCTGCCGTTGGTGATGGTGGTGGACGATTCGCTGACCGTGCGCAAGATCACCACGCGCCTGTTGACGCGTGCCGGCTATCAGGTCGTTACCGCCAAGGACGGCGTGGATGCCCTGGAACAACTCGGCGAGATCACGCCAGCCGTGATGCTGCTGGACATCGAGATGCCGCGCATGGACGGTTTCGAGCTGGCTAAACACCTGCGCCGCGACGCCAAGACACAAAATCTCCCCATCATCATGATTACATCGCGTACTGCGGACAAACACCGCGACTATGCAATGCAACTGGGTGTGAACGCATACCTCGGCAAACCCTACAATGAAGAAGAGTTGCTGCAGCAGATCGCGGGGTTCGTAGCCGTTCCGGAAATGGGTTGA